In Anaerolineales bacterium, one DNA window encodes the following:
- a CDS encoding HAMP domain-containing sensor histidine kinase — protein sequence MTLQASLKKIHAPWVEHISRELASGEGVRAGFTEQLERFYELLEQAIMTGDTAWLDPILYDWGRAPTETNLDEGDYYVSFVINRMTALTIEVARENLTPKNALELLARVIPILTHSLSVAVRYEMETRVAHISSELGKTQKKLQALDHNKSSFISVAAHELKTPLTLIEGYTSMMVDLAQSSKQPQMNEYLEGVNNGIHRLRHIIDDMIDVSLIDNHLLTLNIQPLWVSHMLNLLRNEFEKTTAERRQTLTINDFEGSDLMIYGDSERLYQALHNVVSNSIKYTPDNGTISISGRLLPGFFEIIISDTGIGISPEHQATIFEKFEQLGRADLHSSGKTKFKGGGPGLGLPIARGIIEAHGGTIWVESDGYDEEKLNGSTFHILLPTRMEPTDPSMTKFFGPFEQPQAGTESETETSGKENPPTNNPAT from the coding sequence ATGACCTTGCAGGCGTCCCTGAAAAAGATACACGCCCCGTGGGTGGAACACATCTCTCGCGAATTGGCGAGCGGGGAAGGCGTGCGCGCCGGCTTTACGGAACAACTCGAACGATTTTACGAACTGCTCGAGCAGGCCATCATGACCGGCGACACCGCCTGGCTAGACCCCATCCTGTACGATTGGGGACGCGCACCCACCGAAACCAATCTGGACGAAGGCGATTATTATGTCTCCTTTGTCATCAACCGCATGACCGCCCTGACCATTGAGGTGGCACGCGAGAACCTCACCCCAAAAAACGCCCTCGAACTGCTGGCCAGAGTCATTCCAATTCTTACACACAGCCTGAGCGTTGCCGTACGCTACGAAATGGAAACGCGCGTTGCACACATCTCCAGCGAACTCGGCAAAACGCAGAAAAAGCTGCAGGCACTCGACCACAACAAATCCAGCTTCATCTCCGTTGCTGCACACGAATTGAAGACCCCGCTCACTCTCATCGAGGGCTACACGTCCATGATGGTGGACCTCGCCCAGTCGTCGAAACAGCCCCAAATGAATGAGTACCTAGAAGGAGTGAACAACGGGATTCACCGCCTGCGCCATATCATTGACGACATGATCGACGTCTCCCTGATCGACAATCATCTGCTCACGCTTAACATCCAGCCGCTATGGGTCAGTCACATGCTGAACCTGCTTCGCAACGAGTTTGAGAAAACCACCGCGGAACGCCGGCAGACGCTGACCATTAATGATTTTGAAGGCAGTGACTTGATGATCTACGGCGATTCGGAACGCCTGTATCAGGCGCTTCATAACGTCGTTTCAAATTCCATCAAATACACCCCGGATAATGGGACGATCTCTATCAGCGGACGCCTGCTGCCAGGCTTCTTTGAGATCATCATCTCGGATACAGGCATCGGCATTTCGCCCGAGCATCAGGCCACGATCTTTGAGAAGTTCGAGCAACTTGGCAGGGCAGACCTGCATTCCAGCGGCAAGACCAAGTTCAAAGGCGGCGGACCGGGTCTTGGTCTCCCAATTGCACGCGGCATTATCGAAGCGCATGGCGGCACGATATGGGTCGAATCGGACGGCTATGACGAGGAAAAATTGAACGGTTCCACCTTCCATATTTTATTACCTACACGCATGGAGCCAACAGACCCAAGCATGACCAAATTCTTCGGCCCATTTGAACAGCCGCAAGCAGGAACAGAATCGGAAACAGAAACCAGTGGCAAAGAAAATCCCCCAACCAACAACCCCGCCACGTGA
- the trmFO gene encoding methylenetetrahydrofolate--tRNA-(uracil(54)-C(5))-methyltransferase (FADH(2)-oxidizing) TrmFO, giving the protein MKSLTIIGGGLAGSEAAWQAAKHGLHVRLYEMRPSRPTGAHLGANLAELVCSNSLGSNLPDRASGVLKNELRALNSMLLECAEATALPAGAALAVDRESFARMVTQKIESEPNIEVIREEAKEIPDTPVIVASGPLTSEGFSRSIASLSGEEHLFFFDAIAPIVRAESINMEIAFRASRYDKGEQDEGDYINCPFTKEQYYDFVNALKAAERIELRSFEEAIKSGVKAGQFFEGCLPVEILAERGEDSLAFGPMRPVGLKDPRTGKRPYAVVQLRQDNLAASLYNLVGFQTNLKFPEQGRVMRMIPGLESAEFERYGQMHRNTFIASPKLLRPTLQHITRDDLFFAGQITGVEGYMGNIATGLLAGVNAARLLTGQPLLDLPHETMLGALCHYVTHADLKDFQPMKANFGILPPLELENKKQGKRERGQAYADRAAQALHYYLSPLVE; this is encoded by the coding sequence ATGAAATCCCTCACTATCATTGGCGGTGGGCTGGCAGGAAGTGAAGCCGCCTGGCAGGCCGCCAAACATGGTCTCCATGTTCGGCTCTACGAAATGCGTCCGTCCCGCCCCACCGGCGCGCATCTTGGCGCGAACCTTGCAGAATTGGTCTGCTCCAACTCCCTCGGCTCCAACCTCCCCGACCGCGCCTCTGGCGTGCTCAAGAATGAGCTGCGCGCCCTCAACTCCATGCTCCTCGAATGTGCCGAGGCGACGGCCCTGCCTGCCGGCGCTGCCCTCGCCGTAGATCGCGAGTCCTTCGCGCGCATGGTCACACAGAAAATCGAAAGCGAACCGAATATCGAAGTCATCCGCGAGGAAGCAAAGGAAATTCCCGATACCCCCGTCATCGTCGCCAGCGGGCCGCTCACCTCTGAGGGCTTTTCCAGGTCAATTGCCTCGCTCAGCGGCGAGGAGCATCTCTTCTTCTTCGACGCCATCGCCCCCATCGTCCGCGCCGAAAGCATCAACATGGAGATCGCCTTCCGCGCCTCGCGCTATGACAAGGGCGAACAGGACGAAGGCGACTACATCAACTGTCCCTTCACCAAAGAGCAGTACTATGACTTCGTCAACGCGCTCAAAGCCGCCGAACGCATCGAACTGCGTTCGTTCGAAGAGGCCATCAAGAGCGGTGTCAAAGCAGGTCAGTTCTTCGAGGGCTGTCTGCCTGTCGAGATCCTCGCCGAACGCGGCGAGGATTCGCTGGCATTTGGACCTATGAGACCTGTCGGACTGAAAGACCCGCGCACCGGCAAACGTCCTTATGCAGTCGTCCAACTCCGCCAGGACAACCTCGCAGCCAGTCTTTACAATCTCGTCGGCTTCCAGACCAATCTCAAATTCCCGGAACAAGGCCGCGTCATGCGCATGATCCCCGGTCTTGAAAGCGCCGAGTTCGAGCGCTATGGGCAGATGCACCGCAACACCTTCATCGCCTCGCCCAAACTCCTGCGCCCCACGCTGCAACATATCACGCGCGACGATCTGTTCTTCGCCGGTCAGATTACCGGCGTGGAAGGCTACATGGGGAACATTGCCACAGGCTTGCTGGCAGGCGTCAATGCCGCGCGGTTGCTCACAGGTCAGCCGCTCCTCGATCTTCCACATGAAACCATGCTCGGAGCGCTCTGTCACTATGTAACCCACGCTGATCTTAAAGATTTCCAGCCCATGAAAGCCAACTTCGGAATTCTCCCCCCGCTTGAACTGGAAAATAAAAAACAAGGCAAACGCGAACGCGGTCAAGCCTACGCGGACCGCGCCGCACAAGCCTTACATTACTACCTAAGCCCGCTGGTTGAGTAG
- the hflX gene encoding GTPase HflX produces the protein MAKKIPQPTTPPRERAFLVGVEVHGIKQLLSLEDSLAELALLADTAGVDVVGELTQRMQRPNVETYIGPGKVEELKALAEETLAEVVIFDDELSPRHLRELEKALGRNIRVVDRTALILDIFAQHAHTKEGMLQVELAQYEYNLPRLTRAWTHLERQAGGGGGRAGSTGGVGLRGPGETQLEVDRRGIRTRIATIKRELEKVEAHRMRYRAQRKRSRIPIVALVGYTNAGKSTLLNRLSKADVYVADQLFATLDPTTRRVQLPGDERALFTDTVGFIQKLPTSLVAAFHATLEEIAEADLLLHVVDISHLNALDQFQAVQETLEEIDADHIPMVTAFNKADQLNRPENAREILQDFPKAVAISALTGTGIPDLLHLIREELFEAYTPIHVRLPYKQGALISLFHELGQVERVEHERGGVVMQGRIPGRLLAQFSPWHMDAKQIEETPEDIEESDLEEV, from the coding sequence GTGGCAAAGAAAATCCCCCAACCAACAACCCCGCCACGTGAGCGCGCTTTCCTTGTCGGCGTTGAAGTTCACGGCATAAAACAACTGCTCTCCCTTGAAGATTCACTAGCGGAACTTGCCCTGCTTGCAGATACCGCAGGCGTGGACGTGGTGGGCGAACTGACCCAACGCATGCAGCGGCCGAATGTGGAAACCTACATCGGTCCCGGCAAAGTGGAGGAATTGAAGGCACTCGCCGAGGAGACTCTCGCCGAAGTGGTCATCTTCGATGATGAACTCTCCCCTCGTCACCTGCGCGAACTGGAAAAAGCCCTCGGCCGGAATATTCGTGTGGTTGACCGTACCGCGCTTATCCTCGATATTTTCGCACAGCACGCCCATACAAAGGAAGGCATGCTGCAGGTGGAACTCGCCCAGTATGAATATAACCTGCCGCGCCTTACCCGCGCATGGACGCACCTTGAGCGGCAGGCGGGCGGCGGCGGCGGACGTGCCGGTTCCACGGGAGGTGTCGGGCTGCGCGGACCCGGTGAAACACAGCTTGAAGTAGATCGCCGCGGAATCCGTACACGCATTGCAACCATCAAGCGTGAGCTCGAAAAAGTGGAGGCACACCGCATGCGATACCGCGCCCAACGCAAGCGCTCGCGGATCCCGATCGTTGCACTGGTGGGCTATACCAACGCCGGCAAATCCACCCTGCTCAACCGCCTCTCCAAAGCGGACGTGTACGTAGCCGACCAATTGTTCGCCACGCTCGACCCCACCACTCGCCGCGTGCAGCTGCCCGGTGATGAACGCGCCCTGTTCACAGACACGGTCGGCTTTATTCAAAAACTCCCCACCTCGCTGGTTGCAGCCTTCCATGCGACACTGGAGGAGATTGCAGAAGCAGACCTGCTCCTGCATGTCGTGGACATATCCCACCTCAATGCGTTGGACCAATTCCAGGCAGTGCAGGAAACGCTGGAGGAAATTGATGCAGATCACATCCCCATGGTCACCGCCTTCAACAAGGCAGACCAATTGAACCGCCCTGAAAACGCTCGGGAGATATTGCAGGATTTTCCCAAAGCCGTTGCCATTTCCGCTCTGACAGGCACGGGCATTCCAGACCTGCTGCATCTGATCCGCGAGGAACTGTTTGAAGCCTATACTCCCATCCATGTGCGCCTGCCGTATAAGCAAGGCGCGCTCATCTCACTCTTTCACGAACTCGGGCAGGTGGAGCGTGTGGAACATGAACGCGGCGGCGTGGTCATGCAGGGACGCATTCCCGGCAGGCTTCTGGCACAATTTTCCCCCTGGCACATGGACGCAAAGCAGATCGAGGAAACTCCTGAAGATATTGAAGAAAGCGACCTGGAGGAAGTATGA
- a CDS encoding M28 family peptidase codes for MPKRTAFIYLSLIFALLALVAGWYIASFLTVGAASLSFDGARAYTDVQSQVAFGPRTPGSAGHAQVREWMRMELESAGWMVKVHETTRMGHRIYNVIAKRGEAPPEIILGAHYDTRFFADHDPDIKKRSDPVPGANDSASGVAVLLELARTLPDDTVPVWLVFFDAEDNGRIEGWDWILGSRAFVEENPVRPHAVVIVDMIGDADLNIYFEKNSDKLIRAEIWGTAGRLGYGEVFINEEKYSMLDDHTPFLEAGIPSVLIIDFDYDYWHTTQDTVDRVSPESLRAVGDTLWHWITGR; via the coding sequence ATGCCCAAACGCACCGCATTTATTTACCTCTCTTTGATCTTCGCTCTTCTAGCTCTGGTGGCAGGCTGGTACATCGCCTCCTTCCTGACTGTTGGAGCTGCTTCACTTTCCTTTGACGGGGCCCGCGCTTATACAGACGTGCAATCGCAAGTCGCTTTCGGACCGCGCACACCCGGGTCGGCTGGACATGCCCAGGTCCGTGAATGGATGCGCATGGAGCTCGAATCCGCCGGCTGGATGGTAAAAGTCCATGAGACAACGAGAATGGGACATCGCATCTACAACGTCATCGCCAAACGTGGGGAAGCCCCGCCAGAGATCATCCTCGGAGCCCACTACGACACTCGTTTCTTCGCCGACCACGACCCCGATATCAAAAAACGCAGTGATCCCGTCCCCGGCGCGAACGACAGCGCCTCCGGCGTCGCAGTCCTGCTCGAACTTGCACGTACCCTGCCGGACGACACTGTCCCTGTCTGGCTGGTCTTCTTCGATGCCGAAGATAATGGACGAATCGAGGGTTGGGACTGGATTCTCGGCTCGCGCGCCTTCGTCGAAGAGAACCCCGTCCGCCCTCACGCGGTCGTCATCGTGGATATGATCGGTGATGCCGACTTGAACATTTATTTCGAAAAGAATTCGGACAAACTCATCCGCGCCGAAATCTGGGGTACCGCCGGGCGCTTGGGATATGGGGAAGTGTTCATTAATGAAGAGAAATATTCCATGCTGGACGACCATACACCCTTCCTTGAAGCTGGCATCCCCAGCGTCCTCATCATCGACTTCGACTACGATTACTGGCACACCACACAGGATACAGTGGACAGGGTATCACCAGAAAGTTTGCGCGCTGTTGGCGATACGCTCTGGCATTGGATTACGGGCCGATAA
- a CDS encoding protein kinase yields the protein MSSSISGKTLLNQYHVEEFITLTPLGRLYRAMDERNNRHLALTLLSKKISENAEAVRELETKSTRLQNILNPNLTKYLGVYQTPTLAFLLEEWVDGPSLWDVLKKAPVSVEEALVYARAICGALEALHNQNHVHHNLAPECIRINERGGILVGGIANAQPVGAQPARKLSKYPPLYTSPEQIKDQPLAAAEDIYASAVILYQLISGGWVNGRHPPKSMDAIRRTHLHRTPPAPISLNKNIPDHFSRMVLWALRKNQEDRLKTTTELLSALALAARISVADIPLRATLETAPATAAILSEWQFLRPPKPNLLSQDAPPLEDRLASLSAPKKKKSRVGIIPPAIVILLMGFLSLFWYVRPAEIPLAVHETITPFALDHTPPSTRFATLLPKPADPHGGRIAFTCTRGSYNQLCMVNRDGTGLIQLTDMEASNYYPAFNPDGGSLLFASNRNGSFDLYLLLFSEKQLFQVTKNVGNVVSPDYSPDGRTIVFANRAGDGPTSIWMVNADGLNPRLVYAGPNMIVATAWSPDGEKIVYAMSLGIPQEYEIFSMDANGRNHLRISQGLRGIGGSVDWSPDGSHLLIHAGPFGNKDIFRLDAASGNFVQLTKGGNNAGASYSPDGRYIVFNSLRNDDQADLYIMRADGSNQVQLTNHPEPDWGARWVD from the coding sequence ATGTCTTCCTCCATTTCAGGAAAAACTCTTCTAAACCAATACCATGTTGAAGAATTTATCACACTCACGCCGCTTGGCAGGTTGTACCGCGCCATGGATGAACGCAACAACAGGCATCTTGCGCTCACACTGCTCTCAAAAAAGATCTCTGAGAACGCCGAAGCCGTCAGGGAACTCGAAACAAAGTCCACCAGGCTTCAAAATATCCTGAATCCAAACTTAACCAAATACCTGGGGGTATATCAAACACCAACGCTTGCCTTTCTGCTTGAAGAATGGGTGGACGGCCCATCCCTCTGGGATGTGCTTAAAAAAGCCCCCGTCAGCGTGGAGGAGGCTCTTGTCTACGCTAGGGCAATTTGCGGCGCGCTTGAAGCCCTTCACAATCAAAACCATGTGCATCACAACCTTGCACCTGAATGTATCCGCATCAACGAACGCGGCGGGATCCTCGTCGGTGGCATTGCAAACGCACAGCCCGTCGGTGCACAGCCTGCCCGCAAACTCAGCAAATATCCGCCGCTATATACATCCCCGGAACAGATCAAGGATCAGCCCCTCGCTGCGGCTGAAGATATCTACGCCAGCGCTGTCATTCTTTATCAGCTCATCTCGGGGGGTTGGGTCAACGGCAGACATCCGCCCAAAAGCATGGATGCCATTCGCAGAACGCATCTCCATCGAACGCCGCCCGCACCCATCTCCCTTAATAAAAACATCCCCGATCACTTCTCGCGCATGGTCCTTTGGGCGCTTCGCAAAAATCAGGAGGACCGACTTAAGACAACCACTGAATTACTTTCAGCACTTGCGCTTGCGGCGCGCATTTCTGTGGCTGACATTCCGCTTCGTGCCACACTGGAAACTGCGCCCGCCACAGCAGCAATTCTCAGCGAATGGCAATTCCTGCGGCCACCCAAGCCAAACCTCCTCAGCCAGGATGCACCGCCTCTCGAAGACCGGCTTGCGAGTCTTTCCGCACCCAAAAAGAAAAAATCACGCGTGGGAATTATCCCGCCGGCAATCGTAATTCTGCTCATGGGTTTTCTTTCATTATTCTGGTACGTGCGCCCTGCTGAAATTCCACTCGCTGTGCATGAAACAATCACCCCCTTCGCATTGGACCATACTCCGCCATCCACACGCTTCGCGACCCTTCTACCCAAACCCGCAGACCCGCACGGCGGACGCATCGCCTTCACCTGCACGCGCGGGAGCTACAACCAACTGTGCATGGTCAACCGCGATGGAACAGGCCTCATCCAACTGACAGACATGGAAGCCAGCAATTACTACCCCGCCTTCAACCCGGATGGCGGTTCGTTGTTATTTGCATCCAACCGCAACGGCTCGTTTGACCTTTATCTGCTTCTCTTCAGTGAAAAACAGTTATTCCAGGTGACCAAAAACGTGGGGAATGTGGTTTCACCTGATTATTCCCCCGACGGGCGCACTATCGTCTTTGCGAACCGCGCAGGGGATGGTCCCACCTCCATTTGGATGGTGAATGCAGATGGACTCAATCCGCGGCTGGTGTACGCGGGGCCAAATATGATCGTCGCAACGGCATGGTCGCCGGACGGGGAAAAGATCGTCTATGCCATGTCCCTTGGGATACCACAGGAATACGAGATCTTCAGCATGGATGCAAATGGAAGGAACCATCTGCGCATCTCACAGGGATTGCGGGGCATCGGCGGCAGCGTGGACTGGTCTCCCGATGGGAGTCATCTTTTGATCCATGCCGGTCCTTTCGGGAACAAGGATATATTCAGACTCGATGCAGCGTCGGGGAATTTCGTTCAATTGACCAAGGGTGGGAATAATGCCGGCGCTTCCTACTCACCAGACGGCCGCTATATTGTGTTCAATTCCCTCCGCAATGACGATCAGGCCGATCTTTACATCATGCGTGCGGATGGCTCAAACCAGGTGCAACTCACCAACCACCCTGAACCCGACTGGGGCGCACGCTGGGTGGATTAA
- a CDS encoding SET domain-containing protein — MSKQPSSHLSSKLEGRPKTTGSGNGIYALKPIKKGELVAVFGGVVYEWDAFIHLPDRERSLCIQVEDRHFLVPRPIGEGDYVNHSCNPNAGLSGQIGLVAMRDIKTGEEVCFDYAMSDTMPYDEFECGCGQPICRGRISGNDWQKPELQKRYAGFFAPHVQRKIDTQRAEKRAFARAMRTTKMAGVTPAVPTPVYE, encoded by the coding sequence ATGTCCAAGCAGCCAAGTTCCCATCTGTCTTCTAAGTTGGAAGGCCGCCCGAAAACCACTGGCAGTGGAAACGGCATCTACGCACTGAAACCCATTAAGAAGGGCGAACTCGTAGCCGTTTTCGGGGGCGTCGTCTATGAATGGGACGCCTTTATTCACCTTCCAGACCGTGAGCGCAGTTTGTGCATCCAGGTAGAAGACCGTCATTTCCTGGTGCCGCGCCCCATTGGCGAAGGAGATTATGTCAATCATTCCTGTAATCCGAATGCAGGTCTTTCGGGTCAGATCGGACTCGTTGCCATGCGAGACATCAAAACCGGCGAAGAAGTTTGCTTTGATTATGCCATGAGCGACACCATGCCCTACGATGAATTTGAGTGCGGGTGTGGGCAGCCCATTTGCCGCGGCAGGATCAGCGGCAATGACTGGCAGAAGCCCGAACTTCAAAAGCGCTATGCCGGATTTTTTGCGCCTCATGTCCAGCGCAAGATTGACACTCAACGCGCAGAGAAACGTGCTTTTGCCCGCGCCATGCGTACAACAAAGATGGCGGGTGTTACACCAGCCGTCCCAACACCAGTGTACGAGTAG
- a CDS encoding isoprenylcysteine carboxylmethyltransferase family protein — protein sequence MSRSKLLMLVLYRLLMAVLVFMLFFFLPAGTWKYWQGWMYMGVLFIPMLFVMMYLINKDPELLERRMRMREERREQRNIIQASYLVFILAYLIPGFDIRFGWSNMPAAVSISAAAVVFLGYLLTLRTMQVNRYLSRVIEVVGGQKVIDTDVYGIVRHPMYVGMIVLYIASPIALGSWWAVIPAVFIIPVIVARILDEEVKLEKDLPGYGEYKQKVKYRLVPSVW from the coding sequence ATGTCTCGCTCAAAGTTATTGATGCTCGTACTATACCGCCTGTTGATGGCAGTGCTGGTATTTATGTTGTTTTTCTTCCTGCCGGCCGGGACGTGGAAGTACTGGCAGGGGTGGATGTACATGGGCGTGTTATTCATTCCCATGCTGTTTGTGATGATGTATCTGATCAACAAGGACCCCGAACTGCTTGAACGCAGGATGCGCATGCGCGAAGAGCGCAGGGAGCAGCGGAACATCATTCAGGCTTCATATCTGGTCTTCATTCTTGCCTACTTAATTCCCGGGTTTGACATTCGGTTTGGCTGGTCGAACATGCCCGCGGCAGTTTCCATCAGCGCGGCTGCGGTTGTTTTTCTTGGATATTTACTCACTTTGCGCACCATGCAGGTCAATCGTTACCTCTCCCGAGTGATCGAAGTTGTCGGCGGGCAAAAGGTGATTGATACAGATGTGTACGGCATTGTCCGTCACCCCATGTATGTTGGCATGATTGTCCTTTATATCGCATCGCCAATTGCGCTGGGTTCCTGGTGGGCCGTGATTCCTGCCGTGTTTATCATTCCTGTTATCGTCGCGCGCATTCTTGATGAAGAAGTGAAGCTGGAAAAAGATCTGCCCGGCTATGGGGAATACAAACAGAAGGTCAAATATCGACTGGTTCCCTCTGTCTGGTAA